Part of the Streptomyces antimycoticus genome, CTGCCGTCGGCGTTGTTCAGCACCTGACCGATGAGGAACAGCTTGCCCCGGGGATTGCCGGCCTCGGGGGCCCAGGCGAGGTTCGGTGTGTGGGTGAAGTACTTGCCGTCGGCGGTTTCTGGACGGTAGCCGAGGTGAGCGGGGTCGCCCCAGTTCCAGCCGTCCTGCGAGGTCCGGTAGTGGACCACACATGAGTACTGCCCCTGGGCGGCACAGATCTCGTACGCCATGAAGTACTGGCCGCCGGGCAGCTTGCGCACGATGGGCATACCGGGCCGGTCGGAGGCGAGGTTGCTGGCGACGGTGGCGTGGTGGCCCTCCCAGGTGACCCCGTCCGCGCTGCGGGCGGCGATCAGCTTCTGGCTGTGGGCGGGGTCGGTCTCGTCCGAGTAGTGGGCCACCAGGCGCCCACTGGAGTCGATGGAGAACTCCGGCTCCCACAGCCCCTTGGTGCTGGGGGAGGTGGCCACGGTGGACAGATAGGACCAGGTGCGGCCCTGGTCATTGCTGCGGAAGACCCGGATGGCCATCCGGCGGTCCGGCTCGTCCTGGCCGATGGAGGCGGACCACAGCAGGGTCCCGGCGGGCATGCCGCCGACGGCCTGCGGCAGTTCGTACAGGGTGGCGCAGCATTCGCCCTGTCCGCCCGACGCCTCGGGGTCGGCCACCTCGCCCACCTGGCGGAAGGTGGCGCCGTCGTCGGTGCTCTCGTAGATGGCGCCGATCCCGTCCGAGCCGCGGAAGGTGACCACCGAAGCGAGGACGCGGCCGTTGGCGGCGCCGTTGTGCGCGAGTCGCAGGGCGCGGGGGTAGAGGCCGGTGCCGTCGCGCAGCAGGGTGCCGGAGGCGGCCGCGGCCGGGGGCGCCTGGACGGTCAGGAGCGAGCCCAGGACGGTCAAGAGGGTCAGCAGAGCGGGCAGGAGGTGTCTTCGGTACGGCGTGGTCATGCACGCTCCCTCGGGAGGAGTGGTGGTGGGGGAAGAGCGGCCCGGG contains:
- a CDS encoding sialidase family protein; the encoded protein is MTTPYRRHLLPALLTLLTVLGSLLTVQAPPAAAASGTLLRDGTGLYPRALRLAHNGAANGRVLASVVTFRGSDGIGAIYESTDDGATFRQVGEVADPEASGGQGECCATLYELPQAVGGMPAGTLLWSASIGQDEPDRRMAIRVFRSNDQGRTWSYLSTVATSPSTKGLWEPEFSIDSSGRLVAHYSDETDPAHSQKLIAARSADGVTWEGHHATVASNLASDRPGMPIVRKLPGGQYFMAYEICAAQGQYSCVVHYRTSQDGWNWGDPAHLGYRPETADGKYFTHTPNLAWAPEAGNPRGKLFLIGQVLNNADGSTAAESGATVWTNSNGGTGAWRSIPAPVRVDSKVVDWCPNYSSALLPSEDGSRVLEIATDYVGTVCKPYFATGRS